Proteins co-encoded in one Spirosoma endbachense genomic window:
- a CDS encoding FtsX-like permease family protein has protein sequence MNTPRNRADGPVRPPRWANRLLEWFCAPHLLEELEGDLQERFERNCRLFGVQSARRQYGWEVIGFFRPRAGLPFFLKRKPTVHRVDTYSSYSLFSPVMIRNYMTIAWRNLARNKGYSFINIFGLATGMAVAMLNGLWIWDELSFNTYHQNYDHIAQVRSREYGKNGVGINSSLQYPLITELKRNYKANFKHIVEASWDVDNVLSAGQRQVSRKGLFMEAAAPEMLTLKMIYGTRSGLQDPHSILLSESTSKALFGDTDPVNQLMKINNKLDVKVTGVYEDLPLNTQFNQVKFLAPFDLWVSDNPWIKERAMTDWQNHFLKIYAEINPDTDFEKVSADIKDAELKNLTNFAEEAKRAPEVFLLPMRDWHLHNYKRGALDNGPMQMVWLISIIGAFVLLLACINFMNLSTARSEKRAKEVGIRKAVGSVRMQLVNQFFSESFLVVILAFVLAILLTTISLPWFNDLAAKQMTIPWTNQWFWIAGLLFISFTGILAGSYPALYLSSFQPINVLKGTVIIGRFASMPRKVLVVLQFTVSVTLIIGTIIVFRQIQFAKNRPVGYSRDGLLMVEMKSGDFYGKHELLRSELRRTGVVAEMSESMGRVTEVWSGNDGFTWKGKNPSFKDSFGTLVVTPEYGKTVGWQFVKGRDFSREFMSDSSGMVINEAAAKYMELENPVGEAVSWKFQERELMHYRILGVVKDMVMESPYEPISPTIFMIRAHGGTNWIHIKIDPNASANEALPKIEAVFKKLIPTAPFEYKFADQEYALKFAAEDRIGKLASLFAVLAIFISCLGLFGLSSFIAEQRTKEIGIRKVLGASVFNLWRLLSKDFVVLVFISLFIAIPIAYYFMGNWIQKYTYRAEISWWIFAVSGLVAIAITLLTVSFQSIKAALMNPVTSLRSD, from the coding sequence ATGAACACCCCCCGAAACCGCGCCGACGGACCGGTCAGACCGCCCCGCTGGGCCAATCGGCTCCTGGAATGGTTCTGTGCTCCCCATTTGCTGGAGGAGCTGGAGGGCGATTTGCAGGAGCGCTTTGAGCGGAATTGCCGCCTGTTTGGAGTTCAGTCAGCCCGGCGACAATATGGGTGGGAGGTGATTGGTTTTTTCAGACCACGTGCCGGATTACCCTTTTTCCTGAAACGAAAACCGACCGTTCACCGTGTTGATACTTATTCTTCTTATTCCTTATTCAGCCCTGTTATGATACGCAACTATATGACAATCGCCTGGCGAAACCTCGCCCGAAACAAAGGTTATTCGTTCATCAACATCTTTGGTCTGGCAACCGGCATGGCCGTGGCTATGCTGAATGGGCTTTGGATATGGGATGAGCTATCGTTCAATACGTATCATCAGAATTACGACCATATCGCTCAGGTAAGATCGCGTGAATATGGAAAAAATGGCGTCGGGATTAATTCGTCGTTACAATACCCATTGATTACGGAGTTAAAAAGAAACTATAAAGCCAACTTTAAACACATTGTTGAAGCATCGTGGGATGTTGACAATGTTCTGTCGGCGGGCCAAAGGCAAGTGTCACGGAAGGGGCTATTCATGGAAGCCGCGGCACCCGAAATGCTAACGCTGAAGATGATTTATGGTACCCGATCAGGCTTACAGGACCCGCATTCGATCCTGCTTTCCGAATCGACTTCCAAAGCACTTTTTGGGGATACTGACCCCGTAAATCAGCTCATGAAAATCAATAATAAACTCGACGTAAAGGTCACGGGTGTGTATGAAGATTTGCCGTTGAATACGCAATTCAATCAGGTCAAATTTCTGGCGCCGTTCGATTTGTGGGTATCCGACAATCCCTGGATAAAAGAACGGGCCATGACGGATTGGCAAAATCATTTCCTTAAAATCTACGCTGAAATCAATCCAGACACTGATTTTGAGAAAGTCTCTGCCGACATCAAAGATGCTGAGCTGAAAAACCTTACCAATTTTGCGGAAGAGGCCAAACGAGCCCCGGAAGTCTTTCTGCTTCCCATGCGCGACTGGCATTTGCATAATTACAAACGAGGAGCCCTCGACAACGGGCCGATGCAAATGGTCTGGTTAATCAGTATAATCGGCGCCTTTGTGTTGCTGCTGGCCTGCATTAACTTCATGAATCTGAGTACGGCCCGCTCCGAAAAACGCGCCAAAGAAGTCGGTATTCGCAAAGCGGTCGGTTCGGTACGGATGCAGTTGGTGAATCAGTTTTTTAGCGAGTCATTTTTAGTGGTCATTCTGGCCTTCGTACTAGCCATTTTGCTGACTACGATTTCTCTGCCCTGGTTCAACGATCTGGCTGCCAAGCAAATGACCATTCCCTGGACCAACCAATGGTTCTGGATAGCTGGTTTACTCTTTATCAGCTTCACAGGAATTCTGGCAGGAAGCTATCCGGCCCTGTATCTGTCTTCTTTCCAGCCGATCAACGTACTCAAAGGAACTGTGATCATCGGTCGTTTTGCCTCTATGCCCCGCAAAGTGTTGGTGGTTTTACAGTTCACGGTTTCTGTTACGCTGATTATCGGCACCATCATTGTTTTTCGCCAGATTCAGTTTGCTAAAAATCGGCCGGTCGGTTATTCGCGGGATGGCCTGTTGATGGTAGAAATGAAATCAGGCGATTTTTACGGCAAACATGAACTACTCAGAAGTGAGTTAAGACGGACGGGTGTTGTAGCCGAAATGTCTGAATCGATGGGCAGAGTCACCGAAGTTTGGTCGGGAAACGACGGGTTTACATGGAAAGGGAAAAACCCCTCCTTTAAAGACAGCTTTGGCACGTTGGTCGTAACACCGGAATATGGAAAAACCGTAGGTTGGCAATTTGTCAAGGGGCGCGATTTTTCGAGAGAATTCATGTCGGATTCATCAGGAATGGTCATCAATGAAGCAGCCGCCAAATACATGGAATTGGAAAATCCAGTTGGTGAAGCAGTTAGCTGGAAATTTCAGGAGCGGGAACTGATGCATTATCGCATTTTAGGGGTTGTCAAAGATATGGTGATGGAGTCACCTTATGAGCCCATATCGCCTACCATTTTTATGATTAGAGCACACGGAGGAACGAACTGGATACACATCAAAATCGATCCCAATGCAAGTGCAAACGAAGCTTTACCTAAAATTGAAGCGGTATTTAAAAAGCTAATTCCGACGGCCCCCTTCGAGTACAAATTTGCGGATCAGGAATACGCGCTGAAATTTGCCGCCGAGGACCGAATCGGCAAACTGGCCTCCTTGTTTGCCGTACTGGCCATTTTCATTAGCTGTTTAGGTCTTTTCGGCCTGTCATCGTTCATTGCCGAACAACGCACCAAAGAAATCGGCATTCGGAAAGTATTGGGTGCATCTGTTTTTAATTTATGGCGGCTTCTGTCAAAAGATTTTGTCGTCCTGGTATTCATTTCGCTTTTTATCGCAATACCGATTGCTTACTATTTCATGGGTAACTGGATTCAGAAATATACGTATCGGGCTGAGATTTCCTGGTGGATTTTTGCCGTATCCGGTTTGGTAGCTATTGCGATAACCCTACTGACGGTAAGCTTTCAAAGCATCAAAGCGGCCCTGATGAATCCGGTTACCTCCCTGCGGTCAGACTAA
- a CDS encoding DUF1684 domain-containing protein, whose amino-acid sequence MVIRFLLLLLTGFLSTQIVAQTPFSEEIAKHRETYKNDLLTSKGSPLKSKEELSYLRFYEPDSTYRVVATVQLTPKAEPFEMPTYNGMTRPHVEYAVVSFVLNGKPQKLTLYRNLNLIRMPEYRDYLFLPFKDATSGFATYGGGRYLDFRMSDIKNGQLTIDFNKAYNPYCAFSEGYPCPIPPKNNVLTVPIEAGEKTYGKAH is encoded by the coding sequence ATGGTTATACGCTTCCTGTTGCTCTTACTAACGGGTTTTCTATCGACACAGATCGTTGCCCAAACCCCTTTTTCGGAAGAAATCGCGAAACACCGGGAGACGTATAAAAACGACCTTCTGACGTCAAAGGGAAGTCCGCTGAAATCGAAAGAAGAGTTATCGTATCTGCGATTTTACGAGCCCGACTCGACCTATCGGGTCGTAGCAACCGTACAGCTAACGCCCAAAGCCGAACCTTTCGAGATGCCCACCTATAACGGCATGACCAGGCCACACGTCGAGTATGCTGTAGTATCGTTCGTGCTGAATGGCAAACCGCAGAAGCTGACCCTTTACCGCAACCTGAACCTAATTCGAATGCCCGAGTATCGCGACTACCTGTTCCTGCCTTTCAAAGATGCTACGTCAGGATTTGCCACCTATGGTGGAGGTCGCTATCTCGACTTTCGTATGAGCGACATCAAAAACGGGCAACTGACTATTGACTTCAACAAAGCCTATAACCCCTATTGCGCTTTCAGTGAAGGCTACCCCTGCCCTATTCCACCCAAAAACAACGTGTTGACGGTGCCTATTGAAGCCGGTGAAAAAACGTACGGGAAAGCCCACTGA
- a CDS encoding ABC transporter permease: protein MNAPKRPQRPPRWADYLLEWFCAPNLLEEVQGDLQERFERDIRQRGITSANRNYVLSVLGFLRSFARQRQPNAYRSPESLRQTDQTVPFLLSPVMLRNHFKIAWRNLINNKAYSAINIFGLAVGLATCLLITLYVFDELSYDKHHENANRLYRVATATKEENWAATAAPTAWGLKNDFPEVEQVTRILKMPNMEKMLLKYDHNHEQKHFFETNGYYVDSTFFELFTYKFKYGNPKNAINQPNTLVLSESLANKLFGDENPIGKVINLGLPFGDFNYTVNGVFRKSHKSHIDAHFFLSMRNGDVGSWVDQQRNWATNNIFYAYVKLRAGANAQSFERKLPDFLNRHGAADLRALGVSKSLFLQPVTDIYLKSSLDNEIAPGGSMTYLYVFGSIAAFLLLIACINFMNLSTARSEKRAKEVGIRKAMGAFKTSLIGQFLGESLLMSILALCFALAFMQLILPVFNDLTRKDLSVFQNPAFLGWIVAITLLTGLLAGFYPAFYLSSFKPIAVLKGRLITTISATALRKGLVVFQFTVSIVLILGAIVIWQQLSFVQNQNLGFTKTQQLVIPLQSSQATGNYITLKNELLKNPQVVSAASGSTYPGLEASDDLLFYAEGKSVHEAVDINFATVENDYLETLGFKLLYGRAFSKNFTADSTSIILNEVAVNQLGYDAKTAVGKSIYFDWQNGRHPMQIVGVVRNFNYQSLHQAIKPYGLTTTIGDKHRYFIANVHPKEYTKLLATIEKSWKKVNPDTPFSYSFLDQDFQRNYEKEQRTSSIVLYFTLIAIVIACLGLFGLVAFSAEQRTKEIGIRKVLGASVVSIVALLSKDFLQLILVAILIATPIAWYGMTQWLHDFAYKVDIEWWVFALAGLLALGTALLTVSFQSIKAALMNPVTSLRSD from the coding sequence ATGAACGCTCCCAAACGCCCTCAACGTCCGCCCCGCTGGGCTGACTACCTGCTGGAATGGTTCTGCGCCCCTAATTTGCTGGAGGAAGTTCAGGGTGATTTGCAGGAGCGCTTCGAGCGGGATATAAGGCAACGGGGGATTACGAGTGCGAATCGAAATTATGTGCTGAGTGTGCTGGGGTTTCTCAGATCGTTTGCCCGGCAAAGACAACCTAATGCCTATCGATCTCCGGAATCGCTCCGGCAAACCGACCAGACCGTTCCCTTCTTACTAAGCCCTGTTATGCTCAGAAATCATTTTAAAATCGCCTGGCGGAACCTCATTAACAATAAGGCTTATTCGGCCATCAATATTTTTGGATTGGCGGTCGGTTTGGCCACTTGCCTGTTGATTACACTGTATGTTTTCGATGAACTTAGTTACGACAAACATCACGAAAATGCTAATCGGCTCTATCGAGTCGCTACCGCAACCAAAGAGGAGAATTGGGCAGCTACAGCGGCTCCTACGGCCTGGGGGCTGAAAAACGACTTTCCCGAAGTCGAACAGGTTACCCGGATACTGAAGATGCCCAACATGGAAAAAATGCTGTTGAAGTACGATCATAACCATGAACAAAAGCATTTTTTTGAAACCAACGGCTATTATGTGGATTCCACGTTCTTCGAACTATTTACGTACAAGTTCAAATACGGGAATCCCAAAAATGCCATCAATCAACCCAACACTTTAGTTCTTTCTGAAAGCCTGGCTAATAAACTATTCGGTGACGAGAATCCAATTGGCAAAGTCATCAATCTCGGGCTTCCTTTTGGCGATTTCAACTATACCGTCAATGGCGTATTCAGAAAAAGTCATAAATCTCACATCGATGCGCATTTCTTTCTGTCAATGCGCAATGGTGATGTAGGCAGTTGGGTCGATCAACAAAGAAACTGGGCAACAAATAATATTTTCTATGCCTACGTGAAATTGAGAGCGGGCGCAAATGCCCAGTCATTTGAACGAAAATTGCCGGATTTTTTGAACCGCCACGGTGCGGCAGATTTAAGAGCGCTGGGCGTTTCTAAAAGCCTGTTTCTTCAGCCCGTAACCGATATTTATCTAAAATCTAGTCTGGATAATGAAATTGCTCCTGGTGGAAGCATGACGTATCTGTATGTTTTTGGCTCGATAGCGGCATTTTTGTTGCTGATCGCCTGCATCAACTTTATGAACCTGTCCACGGCCCGTTCCGAAAAGAGGGCTAAAGAAGTCGGTATTCGCAAGGCAATGGGCGCTTTTAAAACCTCATTGATTGGTCAGTTTCTGGGCGAATCCTTACTGATGTCCATACTGGCTCTTTGCTTTGCTCTGGCATTTATGCAACTCATCCTTCCAGTCTTTAACGACCTCACCAGAAAGGACTTGAGTGTTTTTCAAAATCCCGCTTTTTTGGGCTGGATCGTAGCAATAACGCTGCTAACAGGATTGCTGGCAGGCTTTTACCCAGCTTTTTATCTGTCGTCGTTTAAACCAATTGCCGTACTCAAAGGAAGGCTCATAACGACTATTTCGGCAACTGCACTCCGCAAAGGCTTAGTGGTTTTTCAGTTTACGGTTTCAATTGTGTTGATTCTGGGAGCCATCGTCATCTGGCAGCAATTGTCGTTTGTTCAGAATCAGAACCTGGGCTTCACCAAAACCCAACAACTTGTCATACCTCTTCAAAGCAGCCAGGCGACCGGCAATTACATCACGTTAAAAAACGAGCTACTCAAGAACCCGCAAGTGGTTTCGGCTGCGAGCGGCTCAACCTACCCTGGCCTGGAAGCGTCAGATGATTTGCTTTTTTATGCGGAAGGGAAATCAGTACACGAGGCCGTTGATATAAATTTTGCTACAGTCGAGAACGATTATCTTGAAACGTTGGGCTTTAAACTACTGTATGGCAGGGCTTTCTCAAAAAACTTCACTGCCGACTCAACGAGTATCATACTCAATGAAGTAGCGGTCAACCAATTGGGATATGACGCCAAAACCGCTGTAGGAAAAAGCATCTACTTCGACTGGCAGAATGGGCGTCACCCGATGCAGATCGTTGGCGTTGTCAGAAATTTTAATTACCAGAGTTTGCATCAGGCAATCAAACCTTATGGGTTAACGACCACAATTGGGGATAAACACCGCTATTTTATTGCCAATGTTCACCCAAAAGAATACACCAAACTACTGGCGACTATTGAAAAATCCTGGAAAAAGGTAAATCCGGATACGCCTTTTTCGTACTCTTTTCTTGATCAGGATTTTCAACGGAATTACGAAAAAGAACAGCGCACCTCCAGCATCGTGTTGTATTTCACCCTCATTGCTATTGTGATTGCCTGTTTGGGATTATTCGGGCTGGTTGCTTTTTCGGCGGAACAGCGTACCAAAGAAATTGGCATCCGGAAAGTGCTGGGTGCTTCGGTGGTGAGTATTGTGGCTTTGCTTTCCAAAGATTTTCTACAATTGATATTAGTTGCCATTCTGATTGCAACACCCATCGCCTGGTATGGCATGACCCAATGGCTGCACGATTTTGCCTACAAGGTCGATATTGAGTGGTGGGTATTTGCGCTGGCTGGTTTGCTGGCACTGGGCACGGCCTTGCTGACGGTGAGCTTTCAAAGCATCAAAGCGGCCCTGATGAATCCGGTTACCTCCCTGCGGTCAGACTAA
- a CDS encoding PadR family transcriptional regulator, translating into MRRSYLGEFEEVVLLTVAVLGEGAYGVAITDELDRQTGRSVSISAVHAALHRLEEKGMLSSRMGDATAERGGRRKRLFTVTVLGSRTLHDIRATRDQLWGSIAPNALPAISI; encoded by the coding sequence ATGAGACGATCTTATTTAGGTGAGTTTGAAGAAGTCGTTTTACTGACTGTTGCCGTACTCGGCGAAGGCGCTTACGGTGTAGCGATTACCGACGAGCTGGATCGGCAGACCGGGCGCTCAGTAAGCATCAGTGCCGTTCATGCAGCCTTACACCGGCTGGAAGAAAAAGGTATGCTATCCTCGCGTATGGGCGATGCAACGGCCGAACGCGGTGGCCGTCGCAAGCGTCTGTTCACGGTTACGGTACTGGGTAGCCGGACCCTGCACGACATACGGGCAACGCGCGACCAGCTATGGGGTTCCATTGCGCCCAATGCTTTACCAGCTATCAGTATATGA
- a CDS encoding SDR family oxidoreductase, translating into MNQPLWSLSGQRALVTGGTKGIGEAIVRQFLDLGAAVFIVARNNELLQKQLLDYRQQGHTVEGIAADVSQPGVAAQVIQAVQTKWNSLDILVNNAGTNIRKPTAEYSPTEYDYILNTNLRSAYELSQAAYPLLKVSENGSSGQSKIIFVSSVSGLTHTSSGSLYGMTKAAMLQLTRNLAVEWAPDGIRVNAVAPWYIKTPLASPVLNNPEKLGGILKRTPMNRVGEPEEVASVVSFLSMPASGYVTGQIIAVDGGLMAWGF; encoded by the coding sequence ATGAACCAACCTCTCTGGTCGCTCAGCGGCCAACGTGCACTGGTAACGGGCGGAACCAAAGGAATTGGCGAGGCCATTGTCCGGCAGTTTCTGGATCTTGGAGCCGCCGTATTTATCGTAGCCCGCAACAACGAATTACTTCAGAAACAGTTGCTCGACTACCGCCAGCAAGGGCATACTGTTGAAGGGATTGCCGCCGATGTAAGCCAGCCTGGCGTAGCGGCCCAGGTCATTCAGGCCGTACAAACAAAGTGGAATAGTCTGGATATTCTGGTCAACAACGCCGGAACAAACATTCGAAAACCTACCGCCGAATATAGTCCGACCGAGTATGATTATATCCTGAATACGAACCTGCGTTCGGCCTATGAACTAAGCCAGGCGGCTTATCCGCTGCTGAAAGTGTCTGAAAACGGTTCTTCGGGCCAGAGCAAGATCATTTTTGTTTCGTCGGTATCGGGTCTGACCCATACCAGCAGTGGGTCGCTCTATGGCATGACCAAGGCGGCTATGCTGCAACTGACTCGTAATCTTGCTGTTGAATGGGCTCCTGATGGTATTCGGGTCAACGCAGTTGCGCCCTGGTATATAAAAACGCCTTTGGCTTCGCCAGTTCTAAATAATCCCGAAAAATTAGGTGGTATTCTGAAGCGAACGCCCATGAATCGAGTGGGGGAGCCGGAAGAGGTCGCTTCAGTCGTGTCGTTTTTAAGTATGCCCGCATCCGGTTATGTCACCGGCCAGATCATTGCTGTCGATGGCGGATTGATGGCCTGGGGTTTTTGA
- a CDS encoding ABC transporter permease encodes MKSAMPPRWAYRLLEWFCAPHLLEEVEGDLQERFERNLLRYGMQSARRQYEREVLSFLRPFALKRQPSEYPQPIFFSPAMLRNYLKIAFRNLARNKAYSAINIIGLSIGLAAAMLIMLYTKDEVSYDRFHRNNPSIYRITSKHLTAAGVLENLQPYTGIFPGPKFHAGVPEITSFVRYQENRKDLKQGTEVKSQTVHFADTSFFSVFTFPLLSGNPKTALKNPQSVVISEEVAEKTFGSTNVLGKTMLFKEKDKFEPYTITGVAKKSPQNSSIKFEVLMPFLVKDEDMAKNQNWFSVFMNTFVILKPNANVKAVEAKMNRVYLADAQESIKEMAEKFNETGRTVYALQPFTDMHLSKDLPASNGLVDESNPTFSYILSGIALFILLIACINFINLTVARSLKRAKEIGVRKVVGGARAQLIIQFLGESFILCFAAFLLGIILIELALPTFNQLANKALALSYLFDTELVAGYFILFIITSLLSGFYPALVLSGYNPVQTLYSRFNLSGKNYLQKSLVVLQFTLASFLIIASLTIYLQFNYLTSKNLGYDDKNLIIIDKSNLKRSEAKLLKEELAKNRDIIDVAPKNGGFWGTVAKINGETQLSFAYETVDETYLPLFKIPVLKGRNFSPDFPSDSSQSVLVNETFVKKAGWKKPIGQLVNFFWSEKPEKYHVIGVVKDHHFEALNREIKPQLFTMKASNPYGKVFIKIKPNTETASLQYIEKTAKKLFPLNPYSYKFLDQENIKRYESEAKWKQMMLFGAILTIFISCIGLFGLATLSAERRTKEIGIRKVLGASVTGIVQLLSTDFLKLVSISFIFAFPAAWYAMQEWLKNYPYRINISIGVFLLTAFISISIAFLTVGWQSLRAAMTNPVKSLKID; translated from the coding sequence ATGAAATCTGCCATGCCACCTCGCTGGGCCTACCGCCTGCTGGAATGGTTTTGTGCCCCTCATCTGCTGGAAGAAGTAGAGGGTGATTTGCAGGAGCGTTTCGAACGGAATCTCCTGCGATACGGTATGCAATCGGCCCGGCGGCAATATGAACGAGAAGTGCTAAGTTTTCTCAGGCCGTTTGCCCTGAAAAGACAGCCCAGCGAATATCCTCAACCTATTTTTTTCAGCCCTGCTATGCTACGAAATTACCTTAAAATCGCCTTTAGAAATCTGGCCCGAAACAAGGCGTATTCGGCCATTAACATCATCGGGTTGAGCATTGGCCTGGCAGCGGCCATGCTGATTATGCTGTATACCAAAGATGAAGTCAGCTATGACCGCTTTCATCGCAACAATCCATCTATTTATCGAATCACCAGCAAACACCTGACCGCAGCCGGGGTTTTAGAAAATCTGCAGCCGTACACCGGGATTTTCCCAGGCCCGAAGTTTCATGCGGGTGTCCCGGAGATAACATCGTTCGTACGGTATCAGGAAAACCGAAAAGACCTGAAACAGGGCACAGAGGTAAAGAGCCAGACCGTACATTTTGCGGATACCAGTTTCTTCTCGGTATTCACCTTTCCGTTACTTAGCGGCAATCCAAAAACGGCTCTAAAAAATCCACAATCGGTGGTCATTTCGGAAGAAGTTGCCGAGAAAACTTTTGGTTCAACAAACGTACTGGGCAAGACCATGCTCTTTAAGGAAAAAGACAAATTTGAGCCTTATACAATAACCGGCGTAGCGAAAAAAAGCCCACAAAATTCCTCCATCAAATTTGAGGTGCTCATGCCCTTCCTCGTTAAGGACGAGGATATGGCAAAAAACCAGAATTGGTTCAGTGTCTTTATGAACACGTTTGTCATTCTTAAGCCCAATGCCAACGTTAAGGCCGTAGAGGCAAAAATGAATCGGGTTTATTTAGCCGACGCACAGGAAAGTATAAAAGAGATGGCCGAAAAATTTAACGAGACCGGTAGAACGGTATATGCTCTTCAGCCTTTTACCGATATGCATCTCAGTAAAGATCTTCCGGCAAGCAACGGGCTCGTCGACGAAAGTAATCCTACGTTCTCTTATATTTTGTCGGGTATCGCACTATTTATTTTATTGATTGCCTGCATTAATTTCATTAATTTGACCGTGGCCCGTTCACTGAAACGAGCGAAAGAAATCGGCGTCAGAAAAGTAGTCGGCGGAGCCAGAGCACAACTTATTATTCAGTTTCTGGGCGAATCGTTTATCCTATGTTTTGCGGCCTTTCTACTGGGTATTATTCTGATCGAATTAGCCTTACCAACGTTCAATCAACTTGCCAACAAAGCGCTTGCTCTCTCCTATTTATTTGATACTGAATTAGTTGCTGGCTATTTTATTCTCTTTATCATAACAAGCCTGCTATCTGGCTTTTATCCGGCGCTTGTTTTATCGGGCTACAATCCCGTTCAAACACTCTATAGCCGCTTCAACCTTTCAGGCAAGAATTACCTGCAAAAGTCACTGGTTGTTTTACAATTTACGCTTGCTTCTTTTCTGATTATTGCGTCATTAACGATCTATTTACAATTCAATTATTTAACCAGTAAAAATTTAGGTTACGACGATAAAAATCTGATCATTATAGACAAATCGAATTTAAAACGGAGCGAGGCAAAATTACTAAAGGAAGAGCTGGCCAAAAATCGGGACATTATCGATGTGGCACCAAAGAATGGAGGTTTCTGGGGCACAGTCGCTAAAATAAATGGTGAAACACAATTAAGTTTCGCCTACGAAACCGTTGATGAAACGTATTTACCACTTTTCAAAATACCGGTGTTAAAAGGTCGAAACTTCTCGCCGGATTTTCCGTCCGATTCGTCGCAGTCGGTATTGGTCAATGAAACATTTGTTAAAAAGGCTGGCTGGAAAAAACCAATTGGACAACTCGTCAATTTTTTCTGGTCCGAAAAGCCCGAAAAATACCATGTGATTGGCGTCGTGAAAGATCATCATTTTGAAGCGCTGAACCGTGAAATTAAGCCGCAATTATTTACCATGAAGGCTAGTAATCCTTACGGAAAAGTATTTATCAAGATTAAGCCCAACACAGAAACAGCCAGTCTTCAGTACATCGAAAAAACGGCAAAAAAGCTATTTCCGCTCAATCCTTATTCCTATAAATTTCTGGATCAGGAAAACATCAAACGGTATGAGTCGGAGGCCAAGTGGAAACAAATGATGCTCTTCGGGGCCATACTAACTATTTTCATTTCCTGCATTGGTCTCTTCGGATTGGCTACACTATCGGCCGAAAGACGAACCAAAGAAATTGGCATTCGGAAAGTGTTGGGTGCATCGGTTACCGGCATTGTTCAGCTGCTCTCAACCGACTTCCTGAAACTCGTTTCCATTTCGTTCATTTTTGCTTTCCCGGCAGCCTGGTATGCCATGCAGGAATGGCTCAAAAATTACCCTTATCGAATCAATATCAGCATAGGCGTATTCTTATTGACGGCTTTCATTTCAATTTCTATCGCCTTTTTAACCGTTGGCTGGCAATCATTAAGAGCTGCGATGACCAATCCGGTAAAGAGTTTAAAAATTGACTAA